The Verrucomicrobiia bacterium genome window below encodes:
- a CDS encoding ribonuclease HII → MAKKAASSSPKRFAYERELLERGCTLIAGVDEAGRGPLAGPVVAAAVVFSVDQITLGLRGEWKELNDSKQLTQKQRERFYELITTETGIQYAISIVDVEMIDRINILQATHHGMNEALAKLSVQVQHVLVDGLKVKSLRWPQTPIVKGDSLSYSIAAASVLAKVTRDRMMHAYDVEFPGYGFAAHKGYGTEQHLAALAKQGPCAIHRKTFAPVRMEQGELFG, encoded by the coding sequence GTGGCCAAAAAAGCTGCTTCCAGTTCACCCAAACGGTTCGCGTATGAACGCGAATTGCTGGAGCGCGGCTGCACGTTGATCGCCGGTGTAGATGAGGCGGGTCGCGGGCCTCTGGCGGGTCCGGTGGTGGCTGCCGCAGTGGTCTTTTCCGTGGATCAAATCACGCTGGGGTTACGGGGAGAGTGGAAGGAGCTGAACGATTCCAAGCAGCTTACACAGAAGCAACGGGAACGGTTCTACGAACTCATCACGACGGAGACGGGCATCCAGTATGCCATTTCCATCGTGGATGTGGAGATGATTGATCGCATCAACATCCTCCAAGCGACACATCACGGCATGAACGAGGCGCTCGCGAAGCTCTCCGTGCAAGTGCAGCACGTACTGGTGGATGGATTGAAGGTGAAGTCCCTGCGTTGGCCGCAAACTCCGATCGTGAAGGGTGATTCGCTCAGTTACTCCATCGCCGCGGCGAGCGTGCTGGCGAAGGTGACACGTGACCGGATGATGCACGCGTATGATGTGGAGTTTCCGGGATATGGATTCGCCGCGCACAAAGGTTACGGCACGGAGCAGCATCTGGCAGCGCTCGCGAAACAAGGGCCGTGTGCGATCCATCGGAAGACGTTTGCGCCAGTGCGGATGGAACAAGGCGAGTTGTTTGGGTGA
- the trmD gene encoding tRNA (guanosine(37)-N1)-methyltransferase TrmD, with translation MKIDVLTLFPAMFAGPLDESIVKRARSAGILDLRIHNLRDYTHDRHRTVDDKPFGGGPGMLLKPEPIFEAVESLATEQTHVVLLTPAGRKFSQGIANELKQHEHVLFICGSYEGFDERVRATLADDELSIGDYVLTNGALPAMVIIDTVTRLLPGALGDEGSAVDESFSHGLLECPHYTRPAEFRGMKVPDVLMSGNHAEIAKWRAEQARLRTVQKRPDLIKFKTVGGEPKAPAQD, from the coding sequence ATGAAAATCGACGTGCTCACTCTGTTCCCCGCGATGTTCGCGGGGCCGCTCGATGAAAGCATCGTCAAGCGGGCGCGTAGCGCAGGAATCCTTGATTTGAGGATTCATAATTTGCGGGACTACACGCATGACCGGCACCGGACGGTGGATGATAAACCGTTCGGAGGTGGACCGGGCATGTTGTTAAAACCCGAACCGATCTTTGAAGCAGTGGAAAGTTTGGCGACGGAGCAGACCCATGTGGTGCTGCTCACTCCGGCAGGACGGAAGTTCTCGCAGGGAATCGCCAACGAGCTGAAGCAGCATGAGCATGTGTTGTTCATCTGCGGCAGTTATGAAGGGTTTGATGAACGGGTGCGTGCGACGCTGGCGGATGATGAGTTATCCATCGGTGATTACGTGCTGACGAACGGCGCGCTGCCGGCGATGGTGATCATCGATACAGTGACGCGCCTTTTGCCCGGTGCTCTCGGTGACGAGGGCAGTGCGGTGGATGAATCCTTCAGCCACGGTTTGCTGGAATGCCCGCATTATACGCGACCGGCGGAATTCCGGGGAATGAAGGTGCCGGATGTATTGATGTCCGGCAACCATGCGGAGATCGCCAAATGGCGAGCCGAGCAGGCGCGACTGAGAACGGTCCAGAAAAGACCGGATTTGATAAAATTTAAAACTGTTGGCGGTGAGCCGAAAGCTCCCGCTCAAGACTGA
- a CDS encoding MltR family transcriptional regulator, protein MTDEVLPPGGGEAHAAITEVLANVAMDEGTLSYFRSLFRESDRGAVLISATRLEEKLELLHRAHIEQKVAEPKKLLEELFRPYAPLSSFSAKIQLAHAYGLIDAEDYADLNIIRKIRNDAAHTSVEFSFEPNDICQRITHLKAPSRMIPLLSLMTEMFSTEELSELKGPKVAQAHPKMYYIIACLALETRIVSTTGRVTVADD, encoded by the coding sequence ATGACCGACGAGGTATTGCCGCCGGGAGGCGGAGAGGCGCATGCCGCCATCACTGAGGTGCTGGCAAATGTCGCCATGGATGAGGGCACGCTCAGCTATTTCCGCTCGCTCTTCCGCGAGTCGGATCGCGGAGCAGTGCTGATCTCGGCGACACGATTGGAGGAGAAGCTGGAATTGCTGCATCGCGCGCACATCGAACAAAAGGTGGCGGAGCCAAAAAAGTTGCTGGAGGAATTATTCCGCCCTTACGCACCGTTGTCCTCTTTCTCTGCGAAGATACAGCTCGCGCATGCGTATGGTCTCATCGATGCGGAGGATTATGCGGACCTGAACATCATCCGTAAGATCCGCAATGACGCGGCGCATACGTCTGTGGAGTTTTCTTTCGAACCGAATGATATCTGCCAGCGCATCACGCATCTTAAAGCGCCAAGCCGGATGATTCCATTGCTGTCTTTGATGACGGAGATGTTTTCCACTGAAGAGCTTTCGGAGTTAAAAGGTCCCAAGGTGGCGCAGGCACATCCTAAGATGTATTACATCATCGCGTGCCTGGCGCTGGAGACTAGGATTGTGAGTACGACGGGCAGGGTGACTGTTGCGGATGATTGA
- a CDS encoding coproporphyrinogen-III oxidase family protein, which yields MSTTTVEPAKPVTAPPLQTQTTAGNYFVSNYPPFSFWKPELIPDLQTALATPPKPNTDLGVYVHVPFCRKRCHFCYFKVYTDKDSSEIRNYIDAVIKELTIYASKPFIGGRKPSFLYFGGGTPSYLSVDQLKHLLGEMNKLLPLDALEEFSFECEPGTLTDHKLKAIRDLGVTRLSLGVENFDEHILEINGRAHRAKEIDRAYGYAREVGFPQINIDLIAGMVEETEENWKENIRKTIAMSPDSVTIYEMEIPFNTTIYQRMKAEGKLVAPVADWETKRRWVDYAFKELEKVGYTVGSAYTAVKNKKSATFIYRDRLWAGADLLSLGVASFGHIGGVHYQNHHEFSTYIERINKGELPTFRALTPTPDERLIREFILQFKLGRNDAGYYRQKFGVDVLQRFSEPIQRLKDWGFLTQEGDMLYLSREALLQVDKLLHEFFLPEHKNTRYA from the coding sequence ATGAGCACGACGACCGTTGAACCCGCCAAGCCCGTGACCGCTCCGCCGTTGCAAACGCAGACGACCGCCGGCAATTACTTCGTCTCGAATTACCCGCCGTTCTCCTTCTGGAAGCCCGAGCTGATCCCCGATCTCCAGACCGCGCTCGCCACGCCGCCCAAGCCGAACACCGATCTCGGCGTGTATGTCCACGTGCCCTTCTGCCGCAAGCGCTGCCACTTCTGCTATTTCAAGGTCTATACGGACAAGGATTCCTCCGAGATCCGCAATTACATCGATGCCGTCATCAAGGAACTGACCATCTACGCGAGCAAGCCCTTCATCGGCGGTCGCAAGCCCAGTTTCCTCTACTTCGGTGGCGGCACGCCCAGCTACCTGAGCGTGGACCAACTCAAGCACCTGCTCGGTGAGATGAACAAGCTCCTCCCGCTTGATGCCCTCGAAGAATTCTCCTTCGAATGCGAACCCGGCACCTTGACCGATCATAAGCTCAAAGCCATCCGCGACCTCGGCGTCACCCGCTTAAGCCTCGGCGTGGAGAATTTCGATGAGCACATCCTCGAGATCAATGGCCGCGCCCATCGTGCGAAAGAGATCGATCGCGCCTATGGTTACGCCCGTGAAGTCGGCTTTCCGCAGATCAATATCGACCTCATCGCGGGCATGGTCGAGGAGACGGAAGAGAACTGGAAAGAGAACATTCGCAAGACTATCGCGATGTCTCCCGACAGCGTGACCATCTACGAGATGGAGATCCCCTTCAACACCACCATCTACCAGCGCATGAAGGCCGAGGGCAAACTCGTCGCCCCTGTGGCCGATTGGGAAACCAAACGCCGCTGGGTGGATTACGCCTTCAAGGAACTCGAGAAAGTCGGCTACACCGTGGGCAGCGCCTACACCGCCGTGAAGAACAAGAAATCGGCGACGTTCATCTATCGCGATCGCCTCTGGGCAGGTGCGGACTTGCTCTCCCTCGGCGTCGCGTCCTTCGGCCACATCGGCGGCGTGCATTACCAGAACCACCACGAGTTCAGCACCTACATCGAACGCATCAATAAAGGTGAACTACCGACCTTCCGCGCGCTCACGCCAACGCCTGATGAACGCCTCATCCGCGAATTCATCCTGCAATTCAAACTCGGCCGCAACGATGCCGGTTACTATCGCCAGAAATTCGGTGTGGATGTCCTACAACGTTTCTCCGAACCCATCCAGCGCCTGAAAGACTGGGGCTTCCTCACGCAAGAAGGCGACATGCTTTACTTGAGCCGCGAAGCCCTCCTGCAAGTGGACAAACTCCTGCATGAGTTTTTCCTGCCGGAACACAAAAATACGCGCTACGCCTAA
- a CDS encoding YraN family protein: MSWWQRIKEQFGAGKTVPEHLRRGTLGEAAAKKYLQKAGLKFLTANFRSERGEIDLIFRDGEMLVFVEVKTRSSEDWVRPAGAVNARKRRLLSMTALDYLKLLKNPPVNIRFDVVEVLLKDGEVREIRHLPATFTLSKPFRYG; the protein is encoded by the coding sequence ATGAGCTGGTGGCAGCGCATCAAGGAGCAGTTCGGAGCCGGGAAAACGGTTCCGGAACATTTGCGTCGCGGTACGTTGGGAGAAGCGGCGGCGAAGAAGTATCTGCAAAAAGCGGGACTGAAATTTCTGACGGCTAACTTTCGCTCGGAGCGTGGTGAGATCGACCTGATCTTTCGCGATGGGGAGATGCTGGTGTTCGTGGAGGTGAAAACGCGATCATCGGAAGATTGGGTGCGTCCGGCCGGTGCGGTGAATGCGCGCAAGCGGCGGTTGCTCTCCATGACGGCGCTGGATTACCTGAAGCTGCTGAAGAATCCGCCCGTGAACATCCGGTTCGATGTGGTGGAGGTGCTGCTGAAGGATGGAGAGGTGCGGGAGATAAGGCATCTGCCCGCGACGTTCACCTTGTCGAAGCCGTTCCGGTATGGATGA
- a CDS encoding isoprenylcysteine carboxylmethyltransferase family protein, whose translation MKVTPSQSSRRWVMAQTFLLLALVASGPLGRDYERVWGVTVELGVILFGIGAYLGIAGVRHLGQNRTPYPEPLADGELITAGIYKRLRHPLYASLVYCGFGWALLWNSSAAFIMAAITACYLHAKARCEERFLLKRYPDYSEYMKKTARYLPGIY comes from the coding sequence ATGAAAGTCACGCCATCCCAAAGCAGTCGCAGATGGGTGATGGCACAAACCTTTCTGCTGCTCGCATTGGTGGCGTCCGGACCGCTGGGCAGGGATTATGAGAGGGTGTGGGGTGTGACAGTCGAGCTGGGGGTGATTTTATTTGGTATCGGTGCCTATCTCGGCATCGCAGGAGTGCGTCATCTTGGGCAGAACCGCACACCTTATCCTGAACCGTTGGCCGATGGAGAATTGATCACCGCGGGTATCTATAAACGGTTGCGCCACCCGCTCTACGCCAGCTTGGTTTATTGCGGTTTCGGTTGGGCGTTATTATGGAATAGCAGTGCGGCATTCATCATGGCGGCGATCACTGCGTGCTATCTTCATGCCAAGGCGCGATGCGAGGAGAGGTTTCTGCTAAAGCGGTATCCTGACTATTCGGAGTATATGAAGAAGACGGCTCGCTACCTTCCCGGTATCTATTGA
- a CDS encoding PQQ-binding-like beta-propeller repeat protein: MLLSRRHFLGGTLATLALGSLRADAAPAPGPTKDSWPMFRGGPELTGISPATLPNDLKLLWTAKTGGPVKSSAAIVDGKVFIGSDDMKLHAFSLADGKSLWEFKTESTIEASPLVLDGKVYLGSSDNILYAVDAKEGKQVWKYTTEDKILGAPNWTKSPDGKENWILAGSYDTKLHCVSATTGKSVWTYETGNYINGCPAVSDGATVFGGCDALLHMISVADGKKVKEMDAEAYIAGSAAVTGNRAYVGHYENVFLCFDLTAQKILWRYKDRAFAYFSSPAITKDFVVFGGRDKRLHCVKRETGEGVWTFGTRGKVDSSPVVVGDKIIVGSDDGRLYLVSLKDGKEIWNYEIGQAVTSSPAVVENRVVVGSDDGNVYCFGKK; the protein is encoded by the coding sequence ATGTTGTTAAGCCGACGCCATTTCCTGGGCGGTACGCTGGCTACGCTGGCGTTAGGCTCTTTGCGCGCTGATGCCGCTCCTGCTCCCGGCCCTACGAAAGACAGTTGGCCCATGTTCCGCGGTGGACCCGAGCTCACCGGCATCTCTCCCGCCACGCTGCCGAACGATCTGAAACTGCTCTGGACCGCCAAGACCGGTGGCCCCGTGAAATCCTCCGCTGCCATCGTGGATGGCAAGGTTTTCATCGGCTCGGATGACATGAAGTTGCACGCCTTCTCCTTGGCGGACGGCAAATCCCTTTGGGAATTCAAGACAGAGAGCACCATCGAAGCCTCGCCCCTCGTGCTCGATGGCAAAGTCTACCTCGGCTCCAGCGATAACATCCTCTACGCCGTGGATGCCAAAGAGGGCAAGCAGGTTTGGAAATACACCACAGAAGATAAGATTCTCGGCGCACCGAACTGGACGAAATCTCCCGATGGCAAGGAGAACTGGATTCTCGCGGGCAGTTACGACACCAAGCTCCACTGCGTCTCCGCCACCACGGGCAAGAGCGTGTGGACTTACGAGACCGGCAATTACATCAACGGCTGCCCCGCCGTCTCAGATGGCGCAACCGTCTTCGGTGGTTGCGATGCCTTGCTTCACATGATCTCCGTGGCTGATGGCAAGAAGGTGAAGGAGATGGATGCCGAGGCCTACATCGCCGGTTCTGCGGCCGTGACTGGCAATCGCGCCTACGTGGGCCATTACGAAAATGTTTTCCTCTGCTTCGATCTCACCGCGCAAAAGATTCTCTGGCGCTACAAAGATCGCGCGTTCGCCTATTTCTCCTCGCCCGCCATCACGAAAGACTTCGTCGTCTTCGGCGGACGCGATAAGCGCCTGCACTGTGTGAAGCGCGAGACCGGCGAAGGCGTCTGGACCTTCGGCACGCGTGGCAAGGTGGACAGCTCCCCCGTGGTCGTGGGCGACAAAATCATTGTCGGCTCCGATGACGGACGCCTCTACCTCGTCTCGCTGAAGGACGGTAAAGAAATCTGGAACTACGAGATCGGCCAGGCCGTCACCAGCTCCCCTGCCGTGGTGGAGAACCGCGTGGTGGTCGGCAGCGATGACGGGAATGTGTATTGCTTCGGCAAAAAATAA
- the rplS gene encoding 50S ribosomal protein L19: MSQALFDKIEKQQYRKEAANFNVGDSVRVHTKVVEGDKERIQVFAGIVIGKRGHGLNETFTVRRISYGEGVERIFPIHSPRVDKIEVERQGQVRRAKLTYLRGRLGKGAMSVKEKKTKVVAAAAA, encoded by the coding sequence ATGAGCCAAGCGTTGTTTGACAAGATCGAGAAGCAGCAATACCGCAAGGAAGCTGCCAACTTTAACGTCGGTGACTCCGTCCGCGTGCACACCAAAGTCGTCGAAGGCGACAAGGAACGTATCCAGGTGTTCGCCGGCATCGTGATCGGCAAGCGCGGCCATGGTCTGAACGAGACGTTCACCGTCCGCCGTATCAGCTACGGTGAAGGTGTGGAGCGTATCTTCCCGATTCACTCCCCGCGTGTGGACAAGATCGAAGTGGAACGCCAAGGCCAAGTCCGCCGCGCCAAGCTCACGTATCTGCGTGGCCGCTTGGGCAAGGGCGCTATGTCCGTGAAGGAAAAGAAAACGAAAGTGGTGGCCGCTGCCGCCGCTTAA